A region of the Melitaea cinxia chromosome 1, ilMelCinx1.1, whole genome shotgun sequence genome:
ggagGTTATTCTCAAAACCTGTCACCTTCACTGTTCCATCCACCTGTAACATACTATGTTGAAGTAATcacttttgtaattttatttttattttttattaatagggAGAAATTATTACGAGGGTAATTTGAAAAGTTCTTAGCATAACATGGTAGCATAagtccttgttttttttttaataactatccTCATTTTGTAGTTACATTATTTAGCAACAAGTATGCACAGTTTAGGTTATTGACAGTAACTAATTGTTCGATTACACGTGATACCGTAAGTCAAGTCAGAGCTATTTTtgaaaatggataaaattgaaCATCGTGCAGTGATAAAATACGTGAATTTGAAAGGTTTAACTCCAAAAGCTATACATAAAGACATGTCTGCTACTTTGGGTGAGTCCGCTCCTTCGTATGCGACAGTTAAAAACTGGGTGGCAGAGTTAAAACGTGGTTGTGAGACCATGGTTCAAGATGAGCCCCGTAGTGGCCGGCCTTCGACTGCTTCCACTGatcaaaacaaagaaaaaaatctgtgatttaattttatctgaTCGAAGATTGACTGTCAAGGAGATAGCTAAGACTGTAGGCATCTCATCTGAGCGAACACATCATATAATTACTACTGAACTTGGATTCTCTGTGTCTGCGCGGTGGGTACCGCGACTGCTTCCAGTGGAACAACAACGCAACCGACCCACAACTTCTCGTTACTGTTTAGAGTTATACGAAGCTGACCCAATAGAATTTGTTGAAAGATTTGTAACCATGGATGAAACTTGGGTTCACCACAATACACCCGAGACAAAAGAACAGTCGAAACAATGGAAAAGAGCAGGATCGCCCACCCCAAAGAAGGCAAAGATGGTTTTATCGGCGGGCAAAGTCATGGTATCCGTTTTTTGGGATGCGAAGGGTATAATTCTCgtggattatttaaaaaagggtgAAACAATAAACTCCGATTACCATTGCAACCTGTTGCGTCGTTTGAGAGAAGAAATCAAAGAAAAACTTCCAGGTTTATTGAGAAGAAAAGTCTTGTTTCATCAGGACAATGCGCGCGTTCACACCTCTGTGCAATCCATGGCAGAAATCCATCAATGTGGCTTCGAATTGTTACCTCATCCCCCATATTCACCGGCTTTAGCACCGTCCGACTTTTATCTGTTCCCAaagctaaaaattttttaggtGGTAAACGTTTTTATACAAATGAAGAGGTCATTGCCGCCGTGGACGCTTATTTTGAGGAGTTagacaaagatttttttaaaacgggTATCGAAGCCTTACCGGGTCGATGGAAAGTGTTTTGAGCTCGGAAGAGAgtatgttgaaaaataaaaataaactcaaaatcGTGTGGTTTCATTAACTATGTTAGGCTAAGAACTTTCAAATGACcctcgtattttttatttgctgcAATATCAAACTCGTGATTGTAACGCCAGAATTGCGTAGACCTCAtcgaattatttatattccaCTGTGTATTGCTTGCTTATAATAGGAGTTTTCTATATTTACGACATGAATCTTTTTACAGACACTGAAATATCTtcataagtattttatatatcttttgcTCAGAATTGTAACTCAGCATGTATGTGTGACAGAATCTTAAACAGTAGATTACGGTTAATTAttccaataaataatttttaatgcttAATTGTCGAAGATAAATAGCAAAATACTAGGCAGGCTAGGAAATAGGTAGTAATACATTAAAACACCAGATTTTCTAATTCGCTTTATTGCACCTATGGAAGTACACTTAGTTGCTAAATGTCGATGTTTAAAAATCACCATTATTATACTGAATATGATCTAATTTTACGAgaagaataaaaaattcaatgcacCTAGTGTTTCTTCGATTATTCATCGTTTACACGATGTCAATTATTACacattataatacattttcGAACCATCAAGAGACAAGTTTTGAAGAAAGCATCGAAACAATACATACTTAACAAGTATAACAaagaaatgataataattaacatcATACTTTGTAATAGGTACCAAAGTAATTGAATATTAGTCTTAAAAAACAAGGAACTCATTACATCTAAGTAcatattcttataatatttgTCGTATACTTTAAAAGCCTCcaaaacatcaaaaaaatagaaaaataatgtaGTCAAAAAAGAATCAccatttatacaaattatgtgGCTGTATGTACATTAACAATTTGTCAAATATCCTTAAAAAAACCGACAATTTTACTTCAATACCGTTACAAAAATAGATATAGcagaatattttgaaaattcatCTATTACGTAACTAccctttataaattataatcattaacagctaacaattataaaaataagtttaaacaaAAAGCTGTCATGAGTATTTTTCACTGTGAGTAAAAATTGGACATTATTATGCGTGCTTGCAGTGACTGTAAAGAGTTTGATTTTAACCAGTGCACATATTTTATAGATACATAGAACAAGAAAATTAACAAAGaattattagtaacaaataTAAACTACAAAAGCGGAATGACAGGAAGACAAGAAGGAAGTAAGTCTTAGTGACGATTCTATTGAACAATATTCTTATTTACTTAGTTGCATTACAGTACAAcattgtatgtttattattgtgTCATTGATTatcatttacaattattttttcttttcgtaCTTCATTGGTACACCTAAGCTTAGGTTGGGCCTTACGAGGATAGGAACATAATTATGGAATGTTACCTTAAAAATGTCGAATGCTAAAGAGATATCATGTCGtagcataaataaaattaagaagtaaaaaaatgatgaaaCAGAAGTAGTAAACGTTGCTCTGTAGTTTTTACCTGCTATAGAGCTCAACCATTttgttatttagttatttaaggCCAGTTTCACCGGTTGCAGCAGACAGGTACAACAGCAGAAGGTAGAATAGGCGATTAGGAGTGTTTCTCCAAAATTAACTAACCAACTTTTAGATTCTTACTTgggaatagaaatatctcataaatatagttgaATTTGATGACGGTTGCTACCAAAAACTTATatctgtcatccgtcaaatagcattTTCCATAACCTGAAGCGcggtaaattaataatataattaaaattcataatgaAACTTGAGAGATGTTCAACTTATATAGTTTTATTCTGTGTGTGTccttttattgttttgataataattagaATTAAGTTAGTGGAACTTAAACTTAtggtacttaaaaaataataataagagacAGAAAAACATTCCAAATACCTTTATAAATACTTAGCGCAGGCCTTAACTACTACAGGTAtttcccaatttttttttatcaatgctTCAACAGAAGTTTAGGTTCTACGAGCGTATAATACGACTACAAATAATTGACTTTATTTTCAAGTCACAAATCAATACAATTAAGTTTTGTAGGTTATTAAGAGATACACtgatatagttcgcgtcatgtaaaaagaacgctgaaagaaactggagggggtgcgtttgcgcacgggtatactcgcgcacaagtactactgttttattttttaattaggctttcactcgcggcttcgtataatggttattggtaggtacattaaaaaatactagaaatacaagtgcgaataattcggactaaataagtattataattatcactttacaaaatcacaaatttttttttaaacaaaagcaataacaaattttttagttattgaaatgtattattcaaaaatattaattatctgtactctcgatattcgtatcttaatagttttttagtgtttaaaatgataaattgatatttgttttttagtgaaataaatagtaaatggagaattttgtaatttaaaacttttgtgcgtgataatattttgagtcgacgtcgaactgtccaaccaataacacaccggcaagcatgcgacacgtgataaacacgccCGCCCCCtgccccgtaccaccaaatagaccgataaatcgcttctgcgcagcttcaaggccagcgttctttttacacgacgcgaactatacctaaGAATCATTctctttcatttttaataagtaaatgttATATCCTATACGATACTTTAGGCTGATTTTCAAATCGCACAACGACTTTCGAAGTAGAGGATCAGTGCGAGACATTTAAATTTCGAGCTGATCACCACAGACTACAATtcaaaaaacagtcgaattaatGGGGATAAATAGCGAATAAtgtagaataaatatataaatataaacgcaTGTGACAGTCAGTACTGACAGCTATGCGTTAAATAACGTACCCATTACTACGTGACCCATTTTTTACCCCCCTCTTAACCATCCGTAGTATTTACTAAGACCACTTTCCCCCGAGTTTTCACGTATTAATTCagaattatgtttttaaatatttttttgcaaacagaaatattaaaaaaaaaaaacatcttatcTGAGTCTCAATAAAACGTGAGATTATTCTAGAGGATATTGACAACGCAACAAAAACCTAGAACTAGGGACACGGTATCGAATACAAAGTATCGATACTGTACTCATGAGTAGTATTGAAAAACAGCAGGCGTCGCTTCAAATTATCGTACAAATATcactcaacaaaaaaaaaacctgccaAAAAGTACACATTGAGTAAAAGTATCGAATGCAAAGTATCGGCATCGATACTTTTTTCCTAGAACCAACCTCCCTACTCCGTCACAGTGACCAAGCGTAGTATTTTTGAAGACCCTCTCGTACCTACACTACAAGTACTACGTGATACGTTCAAGGAGAATATGTTAATAAGTTCATACATTTCGGCCCTCACAGCAGTCAGTTAGGGCAACTTTAAAATCAGCCTTAAGCATTTATTTGTACTCCCGAATTTTGACTTTTTAAACGTAAACCTGTCGTAATAGGGGTAGgtgaattttaaaatcattatcgaaattaattatatttaattataaaatgtaaaattttataaacgaaGCTAACGCTTCTGAAAATCTATCAGCTgttttcaaaaacatttaaaagatatttcatAGTTGTCGTTATTAAAAGGGTAATAAATTTTAGaactttcttaaataaaataaaagtgttttgtaattaaaatagtattttacatatttatggtTTAAGGAACGCTTCCTGGAACCAACAATATtgtcattatattaaaatattcacgcAAATTGACCTCGCTCACTGGACGGCTGGATAGCTTACGGCGTGTCACCCTTACATCacctaaaaatgaaattatttattattttctaactgTCTGAGCtagtttttttacaatttaatacttatgtatataaataaaaagaatctGAAATTTTTAAGTATGCTCATAACTTCTGAACGACTGCTGCaaattgtactttttttaattcgttattgtcaggtatgtatttacaaattatgaaaataaatcgaTATTCACGAGAAAAAAATATGGCGCTACAAGATGCACCGAATAAGttagtagaattttttttttagttataattccGTAATGCGGTAGTATGACAGTGCAGTAGTGTGACAATGCGGTGGTGTGACAGTGCAGTAGTGTGACAATACAGTAGTGTGACAATGTCGTAGTTATGAGTGTGGTCGTGTTATAATAAGATATCATGGAAGTGTTATAGTGCGGTAGTGCTATAGTGCGGTAGTGTGACAGTGCTGTAGTggtagtgcggtagtgcggtagtCGGCAGTACCTGCAGGATCTGGCTGGCCTCGAAGGCAGTCCCGGGCAGCAGCACGATGGGCGCGGCGACGCGCCCCGCCTCTACGCAAACCATGTTCGGGAACTCATCGTCACCGAAGTCAGGTATCTCCTTCGCGAACTCCGCCCACGGATTCCAAATCACTGCAAACGAGTTATAAGTTCAATATTATAAAGTCTGTTTAGAAATAACGttcaatatgtttaaaatatcatCTGAAGTTTTTGTGAAACATCATCAAAAGTGTTgaaggattttaaaaaattaaaaaattatgtggtccTACGGAAGTAtggaagcaacacaatttaaaaaaatgtattttatatatattaaagtaaggaacttcgttccaatataaATGTCCTTTACTCTCGCAAGATAGTTAAACCTAAAGAGACATACTGCGTAATTACTAACTGAGGCACAGAAGGAACATTCCTGCCCAAAATTTGGAGccacccgactggggaagtacctcgaccttacaggagatcaatagctgtataaaaaaaactcaccAGTGTCGGGGAAGTTATACTTCTGTATCCTCATCTTGCGGCCACTGACCACGTTGGTGATGATGTGCTCTTGCATAGTGTTCTGGTAGATGCGGTCGGTCCACTCGTTGATGGTCACCACCTCGCGCGTCTCCTGGTACACCGCGCCTTCTCTGGTCTGCGCAGATATAGAACATATATTAACACACGAATTGATAACTCATACATTGTTCTGTTCTTTTATATCTCAGAGGAATTGTCAAGGAGCGTTTTCGATGACAGTTTCTAGCCAGCTTTGAAATTGCATGAAAAAACATgtactaatttttaagtttttcttgAAAATAAAGAATGACGCGACGTgagacatttttaataatatgcaGTGACAATGATAACTTAGtttgatttaatgaatataattttattactacgtatttaaaatttcagaagGTACTCCCACCATCTTTATCACAGACTAGCAGTGCTCGCGACTTCgcccgcatggaatttaacaaaataattattgtttagttcgcagttataaaataaaaatcttaaataaaaatagccaaAGTAATTCTTGATTACATctgctatctgccagcgaaaatctcgttaaaatcggtccaaccgtttcatagattagccggaacaagctgacagactgacagacagaaacaaaaattataaaaaatgttattttggtatatgtactgtgaaTACATACAAAtccatttagttaaaagcggttattttaatattacaaacaaacactccaaatttatttatttgtatgtatatctaTGAAACAATATACAAACTTTCAGAATGTAAGTAAAATATAGCACAAACACTTGATGACACATTGATGGAAATCAATAACAAAATCctttttcatattttgtatCTGATAAAAGCATAAACAACACCGATCAAATATACCCCTTATTAAGTTATCATCTTTCGCAAACATTGTCTAATAGTACATATCACAATAGTGTCTAACGGACATAGTTATTTTTCTCGTGTATTTAGGTGCTTATTTTCTATACACGTGCTATTGTAAATAGATCACAGAGAATACAGTAAAAGCTTTTTATTTACTGAGGataattttcgtaaatatatcCTGAATTGAAGAAAACtacagtaataccccgacttacgctacctcgacttacgcgaattcggagttacgcgatttaattttctcgtctattcgttttttgtttgactcCCCCCACCCGCATTATTATTCGTTCAGTTTACAACAGGCACAGACGTTTAGTGCGGAATCGGCGCGTAGGTACATAAGTTACGACTTTGTGTTTTTTGGGAATCGACAGTCAGATCAATTACGAAAAGTACCCCGCAAAActgtaccccgacttacgcgaattcgacttacgcggatagcgctcagtcccacctatcgcgtaagtccggggtattactgtataTGACAAAGAAAATACACGTGAAAGTAACAAACACGTTTGATGAAAAGTTTCAATAGtatgattatataatttatatcaagcacaagttcgatcatgcatggagtactgctctcatctttgggatggctcagccaagtaccagctggagcttcttgaatcaattgagagacgagccaagaggctcatcggtgacgatgcactggtcgccacaaagctgcaaagcttacatcatcggcgtagggtggccggcctgtcggttttttatcggatacacttcggagagtgtgcgcaagaactccatgacctgattcctccctcccccttccatcatcgtacaaccagacgctctgcgtttcgtcacccttatatggttgacattccccctataggcactaagcgattcgctagtacattcttgatccgtacggccaaggaatggaactctctaccagcgtctgtgtttcctgaaagctatgacctggggatctttaagtcgcgagtgaataggctacttctaggcaagcgtgctccatcttagaccgcattttcacttatcatcaggtgaaatagcggtcaaacgccagcctatctatgtataaaaaaaaaattaaaaagtattgtcAGACTtaacagaaaagtaatttttgacgtTTTTACAGTGtatcttctaaaatatttagatatatgaTTCAACCCCAAAATTAACAGCATAGTATTCGATAGCTGAAATCTGTCAATTTAAAATACGACTTTCTTTGTGAAATCAGCTGCATCCTTTTTTTATACGACCACGGCGGCGTATCTGATGGTAAACacctaccgtagcttataaatgcCTGCGAcatcagaagtatcgcaagcgcacTGCTGACACTACCCTCAAACAGGAGTTCTGCTCACcatactcacaacaggaacacaacactgctaggaagcagtattatttagttgtgttaTCTTCTGCAAGATGTACTTCCCGATATGGGCTAGCTCGATTGCGAGCAGAATATTTTCTACTGTCCTGAAGAATTCAGATCTTAAACATTCATCAGATTCTCTTGTATAGGCCACTGCACCCGAGTAGCAGTATAACCTTACCTACTGAAGACTTGAAGAGCTATAGAGAATTTTGTTCTGATTATTATGAACGTACCAGCtactttagcgataagaccagctgtatctgtatatgtatgggtctgtatttgtatttatatttgtacctTATCAATAAACATGCACCCATGCATGCCAGTGATCTGGCAGCGGCGCACGTCCGGCACCTTGAAGTAGGTGTGCAGGAGGAGCTGGCAGCTGAACGTTAGCTCCTTACTCGGGTTGTACACGCCGATGTTGAAGTGGAGCTCCTT
Encoded here:
- the LOC123657840 gene encoding glucose-6-phosphate 1-epimerase: MDDDFTRSMWHFQFRLTYRLILREKELHFNIGVYNPSKELTFSCQLLLHTYFKVPDVRRCQITGMHGCMFIDKTREGAVYQETREVVTINEWTDRIYQNTMQEHIITNVVSGRKMRIQKYNFPDTVIWNPWAEFAKEIPDFGDDEFPNMVCVEAGRVAAPIVLLPGTAFEASQILQVM